One part of the Mariniblastus fucicola genome encodes these proteins:
- a CDS encoding PPC domain-containing DNA-binding protein → MTNLHFPLLFLLTLFLFAGCSELPEQDMPQTRSYAIRLKPGEDLKKSIQKFVDDNQIEAGWIASCAGSLTDYHIRFANVPEGSKASGHFEIVSLSGTLSTNGSHIHVSVSDNTGKTIGGHLMDECLVYTTAEIVIQSASDLQFTRENDGTTEWKELQVKQKGEDVRDSD, encoded by the coding sequence ATGACCAACTTACACTTTCCGCTGCTGTTTCTGCTGACGTTATTTCTATTCGCAGGTTGCAGTGAACTCCCGGAACAAGACATGCCACAAACTCGCTCGTACGCCATTCGCCTGAAGCCGGGCGAAGACTTGAAGAAATCGATCCAGAAGTTTGTCGATGACAACCAGATCGAAGCGGGCTGGATCGCGTCGTGTGCTGGTTCGCTGACGGACTACCACATTCGGTTTGCGAACGTGCCTGAGGGCAGCAAGGCGTCGGGCCATTTCGAGATCGTCAGTCTTTCCGGGACCCTGTCGACCAACGGCAGCCACATTCATGTCTCGGTCAGCGACAATACCGGGAAGACGATCGGCGGGCATTTGATGGATGAGTGTTTGGTGTATACGACGGCGGAGATCGTCATCCAGTCGGCTTCGGATCTGCAGTTCACTCGGGAGAACGACGGGACGACGGAGTGGAAGGAGTTGCAGGTCAAGCAGAAGGGTGAGGACGTAAGGGATTCGGATTAG
- a CDS encoding sulfotransferase domain-containing protein — MANPEIHFVISAPRSGSTWLTTALNQHPEIFATEHRLFGDFCEVWQNNDGTTSPRITFDKYAQAFSVHYFYDALGMKRGEFLNAFEKSFANFLVGFATRRTDKKFVIDKITPYPGTAKLVVEKIRRLFPDSKIIQLVRDGRDVLTSGTYDWLLKDAAGSDRYRYHVDQEEGFELKRFFDDAVIEKWASNWCETIDAFREQKADAQVRYESMKDDLPKEIARIVAAIGADPSGVAAASGKVSFEQMTGRKEGDDSQPTAKARKGIVGDWRNHFTVADGELFDSICGTQLVGLGYEADRSWVNGLPVVLK; from the coding sequence ATGGCCAACCCCGAAATCCATTTTGTTATCAGTGCTCCCCGCAGCGGTTCGACCTGGCTGACGACGGCGCTCAATCAGCACCCTGAGATCTTCGCGACCGAGCATCGTCTGTTCGGTGACTTTTGCGAGGTCTGGCAGAACAACGATGGCACGACGTCGCCGCGGATCACGTTCGACAAATATGCTCAGGCGTTTTCGGTGCACTATTTCTATGACGCCCTGGGGATGAAGCGGGGCGAGTTCCTGAACGCGTTCGAGAAATCGTTCGCGAACTTTCTGGTCGGATTCGCGACGCGGCGGACGGACAAGAAATTCGTGATCGACAAAATCACTCCGTACCCCGGGACGGCGAAGCTGGTCGTGGAGAAGATTCGCAGGCTGTTTCCCGATTCGAAGATCATCCAACTGGTACGCGACGGTCGCGATGTGTTGACCAGCGGGACTTACGATTGGTTGCTGAAGGATGCAGCGGGCTCCGATCGGTATCGATATCACGTCGATCAGGAGGAGGGCTTTGAGCTAAAACGTTTCTTCGACGATGCGGTGATTGAGAAATGGGCGTCGAACTGGTGCGAGACGATTGACGCGTTTCGTGAACAGAAAGCGGATGCTCAGGTCCGCTACGAATCGATGAAGGATGACTTGCCGAAAGAGATTGCCAGGATCGTTGCAGCCATCGGTGCTGATCCGTCCGGTGTCGCAGCGGCGTCCGGAAAGGTCTCGTTCGAGCAGATGACGGGGCGCAAGGAAGGCGACGATTCGCAACCGACGGCCAAGGCTCGTAAGGGGATCGTCGGGGATTGGCGGAACCATTTCACGGTCGCCGACGGAGAGCTGTTCGATTCGATTTGCGGCACGCAGCTGGTCGGGCTTGGCTACGAAGCGGATCGAAGCTGGGTGAACGGTCTTCCTGTGGTGCTGAAGTGA